A genomic region of Magnolia sinica isolate HGM2019 chromosome 6, MsV1, whole genome shotgun sequence contains the following coding sequences:
- the LOC131248458 gene encoding subtilisin-like protease SBT1.1, whose product MLLQVSFFALLALMAVTPHAMAERQTYIVHMDHTKITALDRSLRGTKRWYESVIDSIIELSAQDQEEEKQETEPPQLLYVYETTISGFAATLSPKQAKSLPSIDGFLYAHGDDLLTLHTTHSPQFLGLHAGKGLWNAPNLASDVIVGIIDTGIWPEHVSFSDADMSPVPTSWKGACEHGTKFTLANCNKKLIGARAFWKGYEAAAGSMNETLEYRSPRDSEGHGTHTASTAAGNAVAGASLFGLANGTASGMRFTARIAAYKVCWLGGCTSSDILAAMDLAVADGVDVLSLSLGGKNRPYHLDNIAIAAFGAVQKGVFVSCSAGNSGPSELTVSNTAPWIMTVAASYLDRSFPTTVKLGDGKVFKGASLYSGKPIKSLPLVYGDSAGGQGAEYCTDRSLSPNAVKGKIVVCERGLNSRAGKGEQVKNSGGAGMLLLNNDDDGEELLADAHVLPATSLGAVAGKAVKDYVGTSKKPTARIVFEGTRYDNPAPLMAAFSSRGPSSVGPDIIKPDVTAPGMNILAAWPPTVGPTGLKSDNRTVTFNIISGTSMSCPHVSGLAALLKSVHRDWSPAAIKSALMTTAYTHNNENAAMGDAGSGKLESATPFAFGSGHVDPERASNPGLIYDIATKDYIEYLCSLNYTSSQMAILTRGSYSCPTDRILHAGNLNYPSFALKFDTGSMNGTATYARTVTNVGPSRSRYTVQLQSPDGVTVIVKPSTLNFKKIGEKMSYKVTFVATGPKPGSGSTAFGALVWVCGSEYSVRSPIAVTWQ is encoded by the coding sequence ATGCTGCTTCAAGTCTCCTTCTTCGCCTTGCTGGCACTTATGGCGGTGACCCCACACGCCATGGCAGAAAGGCAAACATACATCGtgcacatggaccacaccaagatCACAGCCCTTGATCGTTCTCTCCGCGGAACGAAGAGATGGTACGAATCAGTGATCGACTCCATCATAGAATTATCAGCTCAAgaccaagaagaagaaaaacaagaaacagAACCCCCACAGCTCCTATACGTCTACGAAACCACCATCTCTGGCTTCGCCGCCACACTCTCACCCAAACAAGCCAAATCACTGCCCAGCATCGATGGATTCCTCTACGCACATGGCGACGATTTGTTAACCCTCCACACCACGCACTCGCCGCAATTCCTCGGCCTACATGCCGGCAAAGGCCTCTGGAACGCACCCAACTTAGCATCAGATGTCATAGTCGGCATCATCGACACCGGAATCTGGCCAGAGCATGTTAGTTTCAGTGATGCTGACATGTCCCCAGTACCCACAAGTTGGAAAGGCGCGTGCGAACATGGGACCAAATTCACCTTGGCGAATTGTAACAAGAAGCTCATCGGTGCCAGGGCTTTCTGGAAAGGGTATGAGGCTGCTGCCGGCAGTATGAATGAGACGCTTGAGTACCGCTCACCGAGGGATTCCGAAGGCCATGGAACACATACTGCATCGACCGCAGCAGGTAATGCCGTCGCAGGTGCAAGCTTGTTCGGACTTGCCAACGGCACTGCCAGCGGTATGCGGTTTACTGCGAGAATTGCAGCTTATAAGGTTTGTTGGTTGGGAGGTTGCACTAGCTCTGATATACTAGCTGCCATGGACCTAGCAGTCGCGGATGGAGTCGACGTGTTGTCTCTCTCCCTCGGTGGGAAGAACCGGCCTTACCATCTTGACAACATAGCTATCGCTGCATTCGGTGCAGTGCAAAAGGGGGTGTTTGTATCATGCTCCGCTGGAAACTCTGGCCCATCAGAACTGACGGTGAGTAACACTGCACCATGGATCATGACTGTTGCTGCTAGTTATTTGGACCGTAGCTTCCCGACTACAGTCAAGCTCGGCGATGGAAAGGTTTTCAAAGGTGCGTCGCTCTACTCAGGAAAGCCGATTAAATCCCTACCGCTCGTCTATGGGGACAGTGCAGGCGGCCAAGGAGCCGAGTACTGCACTGACAGATCCCTCTCGCCGAATGCCGTCAAAGGGAAGATCGTTGTCTGCGAGCGAGGATTGAATAGCCGAGCCGGGAAGGGCGAGCAGGTCAAAAACTCCGGAGGCGCTGGAATGCTACTTTTGAATAATGATGATGACGGCGAAGAGCTTCTCGCCGATGCCCATGTCCTCCCCGCTACTTCATTAGGCGCGGTGGCGGGAAAGGCCGTCAAGGACTACGTCGGCACGTCCAAGAAACCAACGGCCAGGATTGTCTTTGAAGGGACAAGATACGACAATCCTGCGCCATTGATGGCCGCATTCTCATCCAGGGGGCCTAGTTCAGTGGGCCCGGACATTATCAAACCGGACGTAACTGCACCTGGCATGAACATATTAGCTGCATGGCCccctacagtgggccccacaggtctCAAAAGCGACAACAGAACGGTTACTTTTAACATAATCTCGGGCACGTCCATGTCCTGTCCCCATGTTAGCGGATTAGCGGCTCTCCTTAAATCCGTACATAGAGATTGGTCGCCTGCTGCAATCAAGTCAGCGCTCATGACAACGGCTTACACGCACAACAACGAGAACGCGGCCATGGGCGACGCGGGCTCGGGAAAGTTGGAGTCGGCCACTCCCTTCGCATTCGGGTCCGGACACGTGGACCCGGAGAGGGCCTCAAACCCGGGTTTAATTTACGATATTGCCACTAAAGACTACATAGAGTATCTTTGTAGCTTGAACTACACTTCTTCTCAGATGGCGATTTTGACAAGGGGGAGTTACAGTTGCCCGACGGATCGGATCCTTCACGCTGGCAATTTGAACTACCCATCTTTCGCTTTGAAATTCGACACCGGGTCCATGAATGGGACGGCGACGTACGCAAGAACGGTGACGAACGTGGGCCCCTCGAGAAGTCGATACACGGTGCAATTACAATCACCAGATGGAGTTACTGTGATAGTGAAGCCCAGTACCTTAAATTTTAAGAAGATTGGGGAGAAGATGAGTTATAAGGTGACTTTCGTAGCCACGGGTCCAAAACCGGGTTCGGGTAGTACTGCGTTTGGGGCGCTTGTTTGGGTGTGCGGTAGTGAATATTCTGTTAGGAGTCCCATTGCAGTGACATGGCAGTAg